From the genome of Geobacter sp. SVR, one region includes:
- the ftsH gene encoding ATP-dependent zinc metalloprotease FtsH: protein MNQFYKNLSLWLVISLMMILLFNMFNKPRPTAEKLNFSDFIAQVDAGKITAVTIQGNEIYGKFEGKDGKDFRTYKPTSDADLTEKLLEKKVTITAKPEEEKFSWFSIFISWFPLLLLVGIWIFFMRQMQVGGGKAMSFGKSRAKLLTESQVKITFEDVAGIEEAKEELHEIISFLKDPKKFTKLGGRIPKGVLLMGPPGTGKTLLARAIAGEAGVPFFSISGSDFVEMFVGVGASRVRDLFMQGKKSAPCIIFIDEIDAVGRHRGAGLGGGHDEREQTLNQLLVEMDGFESNEGVILIAATNRPDVLDPALLRPGRFDRQVVVPRPDVKGREMILKVHARKVPLSNDVDLAVIARGTPGFSGADLANVVNEAALLAARSDKTLVESIDFDNAKDKVLMGVERRSMVISDEEKRSTAYHEAGHTLVARMVPGTDPVHKVSIIPRGRALGVTMQLPIEDKHSYSREVLLARIAVLMGGRAAEDLIFKTFTTGAGNDIEQATEMARKMVCEWGMSDKMGPLSFGKKDEQIFLGREMATHKNYSEATAVEIDSEIRRIVDESYARALSLLRDNIQNLHNLSACLMEKENLTGAEVDEIIAAGVPACGKKSEEPAQAAAIQATDIQA from the coding sequence GTGAATCAGTTTTACAAGAATCTTTCACTCTGGCTGGTAATCAGCTTGATGATGATCCTGCTGTTCAACATGTTCAACAAGCCGCGTCCTACCGCTGAAAAACTCAATTTCAGCGATTTCATCGCTCAGGTCGATGCGGGCAAGATCACCGCGGTCACGATCCAGGGCAATGAGATCTACGGCAAGTTCGAAGGGAAGGACGGCAAGGATTTCCGTACCTACAAGCCCACCTCGGACGCCGACCTGACCGAAAAGCTGCTTGAAAAGAAGGTCACCATCACCGCAAAACCAGAAGAGGAGAAATTCTCCTGGTTCTCGATCTTCATCTCCTGGTTCCCGCTGCTGCTGCTGGTGGGCATCTGGATCTTCTTCATGCGCCAGATGCAGGTCGGCGGCGGCAAGGCCATGTCCTTCGGCAAGAGCCGGGCCAAGCTTTTGACCGAGTCCCAGGTCAAGATCACCTTCGAGGATGTGGCCGGCATCGAAGAGGCCAAGGAAGAACTGCACGAGATCATCTCTTTCCTCAAGGACCCCAAGAAGTTCACCAAGCTGGGGGGCCGCATCCCCAAGGGCGTGCTGCTGATGGGCCCTCCGGGTACCGGTAAGACCCTCCTGGCCCGCGCCATTGCCGGCGAGGCCGGTGTACCGTTCTTCTCCATCTCCGGTTCGGATTTCGTCGAGATGTTCGTCGGTGTCGGCGCAAGCCGGGTGCGCGACCTGTTCATGCAGGGCAAGAAGAGCGCCCCCTGCATCATCTTTATCGACGAGATCGATGCTGTCGGCCGCCACCGCGGCGCCGGCCTGGGTGGCGGGCACGACGAACGCGAGCAGACCCTCAACCAGTTGCTGGTGGAAATGGACGGCTTCGAGTCCAACGAAGGGGTGATCCTGATCGCCGCCACCAACCGTCCCGACGTGCTCGACCCGGCCCTGCTGCGCCCCGGCCGCTTCGACCGTCAGGTGGTCGTGCCCCGCCCGGATGTCAAGGGACGCGAGATGATCCTCAAGGTTCACGCCCGCAAGGTGCCGCTTTCCAACGATGTGGATCTGGCCGTTATTGCGCGCGGTACCCCTGGCTTCTCCGGAGCGGATCTGGCCAACGTGGTCAACGAGGCGGCCCTGCTGGCGGCTCGCTCGGACAAGACTCTGGTGGAATCGATCGATTTCGACAACGCCAAGGACAAGGTCCTGATGGGTGTCGAGCGGCGCAGCATGGTCATCTCCGACGAAGAAAAGCGCAGCACCGCCTATCACGAGGCGGGACATACCCTGGTGGCACGGATGGTGCCGGGCACCGATCCGGTCCACAAGGTGTCCATCATCCCCCGCGGCCGGGCCTTGGGAGTCACCATGCAGTTGCCGATCGAGGACAAGCACAGCTATTCCCGCGAAGTGCTGCTGGCCCGCATCGCCGTGCTGATGGGGGGACGCGCTGCCGAAGACCTGATTTTCAAGACCTTCACCACCGGGGCCGGCAACGATATCGAGCAGGCCACGGAAATGGCACGTAAGATGGTCTGCGAATGGGGCATGAGCGACAAAATGGGTCCGCTCTCCTTCGGCAAAAAGGACGAGCAGATTTTCCTGGGACGGGAGATGGCCACCCACAAGAATTACAGCGAAGCAACCGCCGTGGAGATCGACTCCGAAATCCGGCGCATCGTGGACGAGAGCTACGCCCGCGCCCTTTCGCTCCTGCGCGACAATATCCAGAATCTGCACAACCTCTCCGCCTGCCTGATGGAGAAGGAGAACCTGACCGGCGCCGAGGTCGACGAGATCATTGCCGCCGGCGTGCCGGCCTGCGGCAAGAAGTCCGAGGAGCCGGCTCAGGCTGCCGCCATACAAGCTACCGATATCCAGGCCTGA
- a CDS encoding YajG family lipoprotein, with the protein MTFCRSSLHCILAGSVLAAGLAGCAAVDQKVGLGYAQVDRSFGRQSGDIAVSRVEAAPARNLKGEWVIGSLNNVHGVHQADLLTDRSLGEWISEALLLELKHAGYTVTYTSSLPADAPRGILITNINAFMNVNQGVVSADLRHELKFNIDLFLNGVKTKSFNVASRDNQTIPLTASKETKEKVMLQSLQDAIQQIMPEIVALTGTGK; encoded by the coding sequence ATGACTTTTTGTCGTTCTTCTCTGCACTGCATTCTGGCAGGTAGTGTTCTCGCGGCAGGCCTTGCCGGCTGCGCCGCCGTCGATCAGAAGGTCGGGCTCGGCTATGCACAGGTCGATCGCTCCTTCGGACGCCAAAGCGGCGATATCGCCGTCTCCCGGGTCGAAGCTGCACCGGCCAGAAACCTCAAGGGGGAATGGGTGATCGGCTCCCTCAACAATGTCCACGGCGTTCACCAGGCAGACCTGCTGACCGACCGCAGCCTGGGGGAATGGATCAGCGAAGCGCTGCTGCTGGAGCTGAAGCATGCCGGCTACACGGTGACGTACACCTCCTCGCTGCCGGCCGATGCTCCGCGCGGCATCCTGATCACCAATATCAATGCTTTCATGAATGTCAACCAGGGCGTGGTCAGCGCGGACCTCAGGCACGAACTCAAGTTCAACATCGACCTGTTCCTGAACGGAGTCAAAACCAAGTCCTTCAACGTCGCCTCCCGCGACAACCAGACCATCCCCCTGACCGCCTCGAAGGAGACCAAGGAAAAGGTGATGCTCCAATCGCTGCAGGACGCGATCCAGCAGATCATGCCGGAGATCGTGGCCCTCACCGGCACCGGCAAGTGA
- a CDS encoding CBS domain-containing protein codes for MQTIAEIMTKDVLAVRRTTTVRELAEIFETRRFSSLPVIDDNGALIGIVTASDLIEQGRSLHIPTVISLFDWVIPLEGERTLERELHKMTAQTVGEIYCPEVVTVSPADPVSKAADIMSDRKLHALPVVDKGTLVGIVARIDIIRSINP; via the coding sequence ATGCAGACCATAGCCGAGATCATGACAAAAGATGTTCTTGCCGTACGACGCACAACCACCGTACGCGAATTGGCCGAGATCTTCGAAACCCGCCGGTTCAGCAGCCTGCCGGTAATCGATGACAACGGCGCCCTGATCGGCATCGTCACCGCCTCCGATCTGATCGAACAGGGGCGCAGCCTGCATATTCCCACCGTAATTTCCCTCTTCGACTGGGTGATTCCGCTGGAAGGGGAGCGCACCCTGGAACGCGAACTGCACAAGATGACCGCCCAGACCGTAGGGGAGATCTACTGCCCCGAAGTGGTGACCGTCTCTCCTGCCGACCCGGTCAGCAAGGCGGCCGATATCATGAGCGACCGCAAGCTGCACGCCCTGCCGGTGGTCGACAAGGGCACACTGGTCGGCATCGTGGCGCGGATCGACATCATCCGCAGCATCAATCCCTGA
- the tilS gene encoding tRNA lysidine(34) synthetase TilS, which translates to MTIPPLIARVGRTIREQALFRSGDTVIVGLSGGADSCLLLDILVKLYDPSPRLVVAHLNHCLRGSESDADQEFARALAARHGLPFETRCMDVAAVARQKRLSLEDAGRQARIEFFAELREKWQATAVALAHHADDQAETVLMRLLRGSGTRGLSGMPFRNGHGFIRPLLEITRSEIVAHLEHCGLTWREDASNADMDFLRNRIRHELLPLLESYNPAVRERLAATAGLLADDDHLLDTLTEEEYARLSQKDAAAVAFDVARLASLHPAMQRRLVRRALAEVAGDLRHLSLRHIHDAAALLQDGPPNRSITLPGLLVARREYGRLVFQRVDAGEKPPEEIVIPGPGRYQLWLGMTLEISSAELSGGPLKTAPDTACFDPGKAPFPWLVRPFRPGDRMVPFGMSGSRKVKEIFIDAKLPPAVRRRLPLLFSGRTLIWICGMRASNLTRIDNDSAGALKAVFAGN; encoded by the coding sequence GTGACCATCCCCCCCCTGATTGCGCGGGTCGGCCGCACCATCCGGGAGCAGGCCCTGTTCAGGTCCGGCGATACGGTTATCGTGGGACTGTCGGGGGGCGCCGATTCCTGCCTGCTCCTGGACATTCTGGTCAAGCTGTATGATCCGTCGCCGCGCCTGGTGGTGGCGCATCTCAACCACTGCCTGCGCGGCAGCGAATCCGATGCCGACCAGGAGTTCGCCCGTGCCCTTGCCGCCCGCCATGGGCTCCCCTTTGAAACCCGTTGCATGGATGTGGCGGCCGTGGCCCGCCAGAAACGCCTCAGCCTTGAAGATGCCGGCCGCCAGGCCAGGATCGAGTTCTTCGCCGAACTGCGCGAGAAGTGGCAGGCAACGGCCGTGGCCCTGGCCCACCACGCCGACGATCAGGCCGAGACGGTGCTGATGCGACTGCTGCGGGGCTCGGGCACGCGTGGATTGTCGGGAATGCCGTTTCGCAACGGACACGGCTTCATCCGTCCCCTGCTCGAAATCACCCGCAGCGAAATCGTGGCCCATCTCGAGCACTGCGGGCTCACCTGGCGCGAAGATGCCAGCAACGCCGACATGGACTTCCTGCGCAACCGCATCCGCCACGAACTGCTTCCGCTGCTCGAATCATACAATCCCGCCGTCCGGGAACGGCTGGCTGCCACCGCCGGCCTTCTGGCCGACGACGACCACCTGCTGGATACCCTGACAGAAGAGGAGTATGCCCGGCTTTCCCAAAAGGACGCCGCAGCGGTGGCCTTCGATGTCGCCCGGCTCGCATCGCTGCATCCGGCCATGCAAAGGCGCCTTGTCCGCCGGGCACTGGCCGAAGTGGCCGGTGATCTGCGCCACCTCTCCCTGCGGCATATCCATGATGCCGCCGCTCTGTTGCAGGACGGCCCTCCCAACCGCTCCATAACTCTGCCCGGCCTTCTGGTGGCACGGCGCGAATACGGACGGCTCGTCTTTCAGCGAGTGGACGCCGGTGAGAAACCGCCGGAGGAGATCGTCATTCCCGGACCCGGCCGCTATCAGCTCTGGCTCGGCATGACCCTGGAGATCTCTTCCGCGGAGCTGTCGGGAGGCCCCCTGAAGACTGCACCCGACACGGCCTGCTTCGATCCGGGGAAGGCCCCCTTTCCCTGGCTGGTGCGGCCCTTTCGCCCGGGGGATCGCATGGTCCCCTTTGGCATGAGCGGCAGCAGGAAGGTCAAGGAGATTTTCATCGACGCCAAGCTGCCTCCAGCCGTCCGCCGGCGCCTGCCCCTGCTGTTCAGTGGCAGAACGCTGATCTGGATCTGCGGCATGCGCGCCTCCAATCTGACCAGAATCGACAACGATTCTGCCGGAGCGCTCAAAGCGGTTTTTGCCGGGAACTGA
- a CDS encoding pyridoxine 5'-phosphate synthase has translation MAKLGLNVDHVATVRQARGGIEPDPVAAAAIGELAGAEGITVHLREDRRHIQDRDLEILRQTIKTKLNLEMAITQEMVRIALKIKPEQVTLVPEKRRELTTEGGLDVILHLKAVTETVKRLRDGGIVVSLFVDPDQEQIKAANKTGADYIEIHTGAYAEAPDWKSREHRLEEIDTAIKLARKVGLGVNAGHGLNYVNIKPLAALGGIEEYNIGHSIISRAVLTGLDRAVRDMVELIKYA, from the coding sequence GTGGCAAAACTTGGACTTAACGTCGATCATGTAGCCACCGTGCGCCAGGCGCGCGGCGGTATCGAACCGGATCCGGTGGCGGCCGCCGCCATCGGTGAACTGGCCGGCGCCGAAGGCATCACCGTTCATCTGCGCGAAGACCGCCGCCATATTCAGGATCGCGACCTGGAGATCCTGCGGCAGACGATCAAGACCAAGCTGAACCTCGAAATGGCCATTACCCAGGAGATGGTGCGGATCGCGCTCAAGATCAAACCCGAGCAGGTTACGCTGGTCCCGGAGAAACGCCGGGAACTGACCACCGAGGGGGGGCTCGACGTAATCCTTCACCTCAAGGCGGTCACCGAGACGGTCAAGCGCCTGCGGGACGGCGGCATCGTGGTCAGCCTGTTCGTGGATCCCGACCAGGAGCAGATCAAGGCCGCCAACAAGACCGGCGCCGACTACATCGAGATCCATACTGGCGCATATGCCGAAGCCCCGGACTGGAAAAGCCGTGAGCACAGGCTGGAGGAGATCGACACCGCCATCAAGCTGGCGCGCAAGGTGGGGCTGGGGGTCAATGCCGGTCACGGCCTGAACTACGTCAATATCAAGCCGCTGGCCGCCCTGGGGGGCATCGAGGAGTACAACATCGGACACTCGATCATCTCCCGGGCCGTTCTGACCGGACTGGACCGGGCGGTCAGGGACATGGTGGAATTGATCAAATACGCATGA
- a CDS encoding NAD(P)H-hydrate dehydratase: protein MKAVTPRTMQEIDRRAIEDEGIPGLQLMENAGRSCVAAIMDESGLQGAGQAVVLAGKGNNGGDGYVIARLLHEQGWRVKVLVLAEQGQITGDAAANLIRLPLAMISFCPDESRLAQHGDELCRADLIMDALLGTGLNSTITGVYRTAVELVNSSGRPILSVDIPSGIHGTTGMIMGDAVRASLTVTFALPKLGLILFPGAEHVGKLVVADIRIPPHIIQAAPGFEILDAAAVRPLLRRRDRRAHKGSFGHCLIVAGSPGKTGAAAMSANSAVRTGSGLVSLTVAASLNPILEVKTTEAMTIPLPDSGSGHLDLSVRAEIEKLLPGRDAVALGPGLDRRPETALLVRSLVETITAPLVIDADGLNAVAEDVGVLLRKKSPSLVLTPHPGEMGRLLGASVPEIEANRIAVAQEFARTYGIYLILKGARTIIASPDGAIAINTSGNPGMASGGMGDVLTGILVSLLGQGYPAWDACRLGVFLHGYAGDMVADDKGEIGMNATDVQEMLPYACKRLFMQPLSDTAPKTLTQFIQ, encoded by the coding sequence ATGAAAGCGGTAACTCCCCGGACCATGCAGGAAATCGATCGGCGCGCCATCGAGGACGAAGGCATCCCGGGGCTGCAGCTGATGGAGAACGCCGGTCGCAGCTGCGTAGCGGCGATCATGGACGAATCCGGCCTGCAAGGGGCCGGGCAGGCCGTGGTCCTGGCCGGCAAGGGAAACAACGGCGGCGACGGGTACGTGATCGCGCGGCTCCTGCACGAACAGGGGTGGCGTGTGAAGGTCCTGGTCCTGGCAGAGCAGGGTCAGATCACCGGCGACGCGGCTGCCAACCTGATCCGCCTGCCCCTCGCCATGATCAGCTTTTGCCCGGACGAGAGCCGGCTGGCCCAGCATGGAGATGAACTCTGCCGGGCCGACCTGATCATGGATGCGCTGCTGGGCACCGGTCTCAACAGCACCATCACCGGCGTGTATCGCACTGCGGTCGAGCTGGTGAATTCCTCCGGCCGCCCGATCCTGTCGGTCGACATCCCCTCCGGCATCCACGGCACCACCGGCATGATCATGGGAGACGCGGTCCGTGCCTCGCTCACCGTCACCTTTGCCCTGCCGAAGCTCGGCCTGATCCTCTTTCCCGGCGCCGAGCATGTCGGCAAGCTGGTGGTCGCCGACATCCGTATTCCCCCGCACATCATCCAGGCCGCCCCCGGATTCGAGATACTCGATGCCGCCGCCGTCCGGCCGCTGCTGCGCCGGCGGGACCGTCGGGCACACAAGGGCAGCTTCGGCCACTGTCTGATCGTCGCGGGATCTCCCGGCAAGACCGGTGCTGCAGCCATGAGCGCCAACAGCGCAGTGCGGACCGGCTCCGGGCTGGTGAGCCTGACCGTGGCGGCCAGCCTCAATCCGATCCTGGAAGTCAAGACCACCGAGGCCATGACCATTCCGTTGCCCGACTCGGGCAGCGGGCACCTTGATCTCAGCGTTCGTGCTGAAATCGAAAAACTGCTGCCCGGGCGTGATGCCGTGGCCCTCGGACCGGGGCTGGACCGCCGGCCGGAAACCGCACTGCTGGTGCGTTCACTGGTGGAGACCATTACAGCGCCCCTGGTAATCGATGCCGACGGCCTGAATGCCGTGGCTGAAGATGTTGGCGTGCTGCTGCGCAAAAAGTCCCCTAGCCTTGTCCTGACCCCCCATCCCGGTGAAATGGGGCGCCTGCTGGGCGCTTCGGTTCCCGAAATCGAAGCGAACCGCATTGCAGTGGCCCAGGAATTCGCCCGCACCTACGGGATCTACCTGATCCTCAAGGGGGCCCGCACGATCATCGCCTCCCCTGACGGCGCGATCGCCATCAACACCAGCGGCAACCCTGGCATGGCCAGCGGCGGCATGGGAGATGTGCTGACCGGCATCCTCGTATCGCTGCTGGGCCAGGGCTACCCTGCCTGGGATGCCTGTCGCCTGGGGGTATTCCTGCACGGTTATGCCGGCGACATGGTGGCCGACGACAAAGGGGAGATCGGCATGAACGCCACCGATGTTCAGGAAATGCTGCCGTACGCCTGCAAGCGGCTGTTCATGCAGCCATTATCCGACACGGCACCGAAGACGTTGACTCAATTTATTCAGTGA
- the cdaA gene encoding diadenylate cyclase CdaA, with protein sequence MTIPPALTELSDTIVMTALVTGSALVIRRDVALRLLGVMAGLSLASLAARVTNVTPLVRVLDIVISSMPVILAVVFQSDLRRTLLALGKRSPSASEFDGDIETVEELLRALRELAEKRIGALIVLVRQISLDHIVHVGTQIDAKVTCELLNSIFLPYSPIHDGAVIIEKGKLTKAGCLLPLSQNPDIAKSFGTRHRAALGLSELSDSYVVVVSEETGKISFVHDAKITYDMDSGELRRMLKKALGVRRMT encoded by the coding sequence ATGACAATTCCACCGGCACTGACGGAACTGTCCGATACGATCGTGATGACGGCGCTGGTAACCGGCAGCGCGCTGGTGATCCGTCGCGACGTTGCCCTGCGACTGCTGGGCGTGATGGCCGGGCTGTCGCTGGCGTCGCTCGCGGCACGGGTGACGAACGTTACCCCGCTGGTACGGGTGCTGGACATCGTGATCAGCTCGATGCCGGTTATCCTGGCGGTCGTTTTCCAGTCGGACCTGCGCCGCACCCTGCTGGCCCTGGGCAAGCGTTCCCCGTCCGCCTCCGAATTCGACGGCGACATCGAAACCGTCGAAGAATTGCTGCGGGCGCTCAGAGAGTTGGCGGAAAAACGGATCGGAGCGTTGATCGTGCTGGTCCGGCAGATCTCCCTCGACCACATTGTACATGTCGGCACGCAGATCGACGCAAAGGTCACCTGCGAGCTGCTCAACTCGATTTTTCTGCCCTATTCCCCTATTCATGACGGCGCGGTCATCATTGAAAAGGGAAAGCTGACCAAGGCCGGCTGCCTGCTGCCGCTCTCCCAGAATCCGGACATCGCCAAGAGCTTCGGTACGCGGCATCGTGCGGCGCTGGGACTTTCCGAGCTTTCCGACAGCTATGTGGTGGTGGTGTCGGAGGAAACCGGCAAAATATCCTTCGTGCATGACGCAAAAATCACCTACGACATGGATTCCGGCGAATTGCGCAGGATGCTCAAAAAAGCCCTGGGTGTCAGGCGTATGACCTGA
- the folP gene encoding dihydropteroate synthase, whose amino-acid sequence MSRFSARLLDIATRADAERELQGIGADPSGIALMAPKMLLRCIHLTGLECRQANIIKQEMLSLGGDAAVARGTVACSIESTDAILIGTEKQLQNLSIRLALQPFGLGTLAPELDAVLAYAARPPRTWRTQRREFSLTRPLIMGILNVTPDSFSDGARYQDPRQAFDHAMEMVAEGADIIDIGGESTRPGADPVSAEVERQRVVPVIEELSGRLPCAISIDTWKADVAASAIAAGAEIINDISGFTFDPAMAGVAARTGAGIVLMHTRGAPETMQKNTAYSDLLETVITGLSGSVEVALAHGIERERIAIDPGIGFGKDASGNLELLRRLRELEGLGLPLLVGTSRKAFIGKALGRETGERVYGTAATVALAVANGASILRVHDVRAMRDAAYMAHAIATGTFEQQSES is encoded by the coding sequence ATGAGCAGGTTTTCGGCGAGGCTGCTGGATATCGCCACTCGCGCCGATGCGGAGAGAGAACTGCAGGGCATCGGCGCCGACCCATCCGGAATTGCCCTGATGGCGCCGAAGATGCTGCTCCGCTGCATCCACCTGACCGGGCTCGAATGCCGCCAGGCGAACATCATCAAACAGGAGATGCTGTCGCTTGGTGGCGATGCTGCCGTGGCCCGCGGCACGGTCGCCTGCAGCATCGAGTCCACCGATGCAATCCTGATCGGTACTGAAAAACAGCTTCAAAACCTGTCCATCAGGCTGGCACTCCAGCCATTCGGACTCGGCACACTGGCGCCGGAGCTCGATGCCGTTCTGGCATATGCTGCCAGGCCTCCGCGTACTTGGCGAACCCAGCGTCGCGAGTTCTCGCTGACACGCCCGTTGATCATGGGCATCCTCAATGTCACACCCGATTCATTCTCCGATGGAGCACGTTATCAGGATCCCCGGCAGGCCTTCGATCATGCAATGGAGATGGTTGCCGAAGGGGCGGATATCATCGACATCGGAGGGGAGAGCACCCGCCCCGGGGCCGATCCGGTATCTGCAGAAGTCGAGCGTCAGCGGGTGGTGCCGGTAATCGAGGAGCTGTCGGGCCGCCTGCCCTGCGCCATCTCGATCGATACCTGGAAGGCCGACGTGGCTGCATCCGCCATTGCAGCCGGTGCGGAGATCATCAACGACATCAGCGGTTTCACCTTCGATCCCGCCATGGCCGGCGTGGCCGCCCGGACCGGTGCCGGGATCGTCTTGATGCATACCCGCGGCGCTCCTGAAACCATGCAGAAGAACACCGCCTACAGCGATCTGCTGGAGACGGTCATCACCGGCCTGTCCGGCTCGGTGGAGGTTGCACTGGCACACGGGATCGAGCGCGAGCGGATCGCCATCGATCCTGGCATCGGTTTCGGCAAGGATGCTTCCGGCAATCTGGAACTGCTGCGGAGACTGCGCGAACTGGAGGGACTCGGCCTGCCGCTTTTGGTGGGGACATCGCGCAAGGCATTCATCGGCAAGGCGCTGGGACGTGAAACCGGAGAACGCGTGTACGGCACTGCCGCCACCGTAGCGCTGGCAGTGGCCAACGGAGCTTCGATCCTGCGGGTGCATGACGTACGGGCCATGCGCGACGCAGCCTACATGGCGCATGCCATCGCCACCGGCACTTTTGAACAGCAATCCGAGAGTTGA
- a CDS encoding holo-[acyl-carrier-protein] synthase, with translation MIFGIGTDIVSIERFQRFIDSGNTAILRRLFTPGEQAVCTARKSSAACYAARFAAKESFLKAIGTGLRDGISWLDMEVVSNDLGKPELLLSGEALNLYRAHRLGRLFLSLSHDGGCAVAMVVVEAE, from the coding sequence ATGATCTTCGGCATTGGCACCGATATCGTTTCGATCGAGCGCTTCCAGCGTTTCATCGACTCCGGCAACACCGCCATCCTGCGGCGGCTGTTTACCCCCGGGGAACAGGCGGTCTGCACTGCCAGGAAGAGCAGCGCCGCCTGCTACGCCGCCCGCTTCGCCGCCAAGGAATCTTTTCTGAAAGCCATCGGCACGGGCTTGCGGGACGGCATCAGCTGGCTGGACATGGAGGTTGTCAGCAACGACCTGGGCAAGCCGGAACTGCTCCTGTCGGGAGAAGCGCTGAACCTGTACCGGGCTCACCGGCTCGGCCGGCTGTTTCTCTCGCTTTCCCATGACGGGGGCTGTGCCGTGGCAATGGTAGTCGTGGAGGCGGAATGA
- the glmM gene encoding phosphoglucosamine mutase, with protein sequence MKKLFGTDGVRGVANVYPMTTEMAMQLGRAAAYIFKSSNKRRHRIVIGKDTRLSGYMLENAMMAGICSMGVDVLVVGPLPTPGIANITSSMRADAGVVISASHNPFQDNGIKFFSADGFKLPDEIELKIEKLIETNHIDSLRPTATEVGKAFRIDDAAGRYIVFLKNTFPQDMDLSGMKIVLDCANGAAYKVAPAVFRELGAEVVTLGVSPDGTNINAGCGSLHPEIISEAVKEHRADIGIALDGDADRVIVCDEFGKEVDGDHIMAICATDMLKRKVLKKKTLVTTVMSNMGLDIAIRNAGGKIVKTAVGDRYVVEEMRREGYNLGGEQSGHMIFLDHNTTGDGILSALQLLAVMRREEKPLSELATVMIPLPQVLVNTRVRERQDIMSIPEIAAQVHAVEEKLGNEGRVLIRYSGTEPLLRIMLEGKDTYEITAWANDIAALVKTHLGEK encoded by the coding sequence ATGAAAAAACTGTTCGGAACCGACGGCGTCCGGGGCGTTGCCAACGTCTATCCCATGACGACCGAAATGGCAATGCAGCTCGGCCGGGCTGCCGCCTACATCTTCAAGAGCTCCAACAAGCGCCGTCATCGCATCGTGATCGGCAAGGACACCCGTTTGTCGGGATACATGCTGGAAAACGCCATGATGGCCGGCATCTGTTCCATGGGGGTCGACGTACTGGTGGTGGGGCCGCTGCCTACTCCCGGCATCGCCAACATCACCTCGTCCATGCGGGCCGACGCCGGGGTGGTCATTTCTGCTTCCCACAACCCCTTCCAGGATAACGGCATCAAGTTCTTCTCCGCCGACGGCTTCAAACTGCCGGACGAGATCGAGCTGAAGATCGAAAAGCTGATCGAAACCAATCACATCGACTCCCTGCGTCCGACTGCCACCGAGGTGGGCAAGGCTTTCAGGATCGACGATGCCGCCGGCCGCTACATCGTGTTTCTCAAGAACACCTTTCCCCAGGACATGGACCTCTCGGGTATGAAGATCGTGCTGGACTGCGCCAATGGTGCGGCCTACAAGGTGGCCCCGGCAGTGTTCCGGGAACTGGGGGCCGAAGTGGTCACCCTGGGGGTTTCTCCTGACGGCACCAACATCAATGCCGGATGCGGCTCGCTGCATCCCGAGATCATCAGCGAAGCGGTCAAGGAACACCGCGCCGACATCGGCATCGCCCTGGACGGCGACGCAGACCGGGTAATCGTGTGCGACGAGTTCGGCAAAGAGGTGGATGGCGATCACATCATGGCCATCTGCGCCACCGACATGCTCAAACGCAAGGTGCTCAAGAAGAAGACCCTGGTAACCACCGTGATGAGCAACATGGGGCTCGACATCGCCATCAGGAATGCCGGCGGCAAGATCGTGAAGACCGCCGTGGGCGACCGCTACGTAGTGGAAGAAATGCGCCGGGAGGGCTACAACCTGGGTGGCGAGCAGTCGGGTCACATGATCTTCCTGGACCACAACACCACCGGCGACGGCATACTCTCGGCCCTGCAGCTCCTGGCGGTCATGCGCCGGGAGGAAAAGCCCCTTTCGGAACTGGCCACGGTGATGATCCCGCTGCCTCAGGTGCTGGTGAACACCCGGGTACGGGAACGCCAGGACATCATGTCCATCCCGGAAATCGCCGCCCAGGTGCACGCGGTGGAGGAAAAGCTCGGCAACGAGGGACGGGTGCTGATCCGCTATTCCGGCACCGAACCGCTCCTGCGCATCATGCTGGAAGGCAAGGACACCTACGAGATCACCGCCTGGGCCAACGACATCGCAGCCTTGGTGAAGACCCACCTGGGAGAGAAGTAG